One region of Suncus etruscus isolate mSunEtr1 chromosome 5, mSunEtr1.pri.cur, whole genome shotgun sequence genomic DNA includes:
- the FUBP3 gene encoding far upstream element-binding protein 3 isoform X1 produces MAELVQGPSAPVGMKPEGFVDALHRVRQIAAKIDSIPHLNNSTPLVDPSVYGYGAQKRPLDDAVGNQLGALVHQRAVITEEFKVPDKMVGFIIGRGGEQISRIQAESGCKIQIASESSGIPERPCVLTGTPESIEQAKRLLGQIVDRCRNGPGFHNDVDGSSTIQELLIPASKVGLVIGKGGETIKQLQERTGVKMVMIQDGPLPTGADKPLRITGDPFKVQQAREMVLEIIREKDQADFRGVRGDFGSRLGGGSIEVSVPRFAVGIVIGRNGEMIKKIQNDAGVRIQFKPDDGISPERAAQVMGTPDRCQHAAHVISELILTAQERDGFGGLAVARGRGRGRGDWSVGAPGGVQEITYSVPADKCGLVIGKGGENIKSINQQSGAHVELQRNPPPSTDPGLRIFTIRGAPQQIEVARHLIDEKVGGAGLGVPGAFGQSPFSPPPAAHPTSFPPRSSGCFPSLAAKVNGNPHSGPVSAPPAFLTQGWGSTYQPWQQSAPQVPSQQSQPQGGQPDYSKAWEEYYKKQSHPASAAPPASSPPDYTMAWAEYYRQQVAFYGQTLGQAQAHSQVGTSPSARQTPGLPQPPPSPLGTLTPGRPPGAAPADLLLPRPHWAAWASPHPRKEPGPGGRGPGRSLPPSA; encoded by the exons TAGGTAACCAGTTAGGGGCCTTGGTACATCAAAG GGCAGTAATCACAGAAGAATTCAAAGTGCCTGACAAAATGGTTGGCTTTA TTATTGGCAGGGGAGGTGAGCAGATCTCACGGATTCAAGCAGAATCTGGTTGCAAAATTCAGATTGCTTCAG AGAGTTCTGGGATACCAGAGAGGCCCTGTGTACTTACCGGAACCCCAGAAAGTATTGA ACAAGCCAAGCGGCTCCTGGGCCAGATCGTGGACCGCTGTCGGAATGGGCCCGGCTTCCACAACGACGTGGACGGCAGCAGCACCATCCAGGAACTGCTCATTCCCGCATCCAAAGTGGGCCTGGTCATCGGCAAAGGCGGGGAGACGATAAAGCAGCTGCAG GAGCGGACGGGGGTGAAAATGGTCATGATCCAGGATGGCCCGCTGCCTACGGGAGCGGACAAACCTCTTCGAATCACCGGAGACCCGTTCAAGGTCCAG CAAGCCCGGGAGATGGTATTGGAGATCATCCGGGAGAAAGACCAAGCCGACTTTCGTGGCGTGCGTGGCGATTTTGGCTCCCGGCTGGGTGGTGGCAGCATTGAG GTGTCTGTGCCCCGGTTTGCTGTGGGGATCGTCATTGGAAGAAATGGGGAAATGATCAAGAAGATCCAGAATGATGCCGGAGTGAGGATCCAGTTCAAGCCAG ATGATGGCATCAGTCCCGAGAGAGCTGCGCAGGTCATGGGCACCCCAGACCGGTGTCAGCACGCAGCCCACGTCATCAGCGAGCTCATTCTTACAGCCCAG GAGAGAGACGGCTTCGGGGGCCTGGCAGTGGCCCGTGGCCGAGGCCGAGGCCGCGGGGACTGGAGTGTGGGAGCACCTGGGGGCGTGCAGGAAATCACGTACTCAGTACCCGCAGACAAGTGTGGCCTGGTTATCGGCAAAG GGGGCGAGAACATCAAGAGCATAAACCAGCAGTCGGGCGCCCACGTGGAGCTGCAGCGGAACCCACCGCCCAGCACTGACCCTGGCCTGCGCATCTTCACCATCAGGGGGGCACCCCAGCAGATCGAAGTGGCCCGGCACCTCATCGACGAGAAAGTGGGC GGTGCGGGTCTTGGAGTACCAGGTGCCTTCGGACAGAGCCCCTTCAGCCCACCACCCGCCGCACACCCCAC CTCTTTCCCACCCCGGAGCTCCGGCTGCTTCCCCAGCCTTGCTGCTAAAGTGAATGGAAACCCGCACAGTGGCCCTGTGAG CGCTCCCCCCGCCTTCCTGACGCAGGGCTGGGGCAGCACCTACCAGCCATGGCAGCAGTCCGCACCGCAGGTCCCAA GCCAGCAGAGCCAGCCGCAGGGTGGGCAACCTGACTACAGCAAGGCATGGGAGGAGTATTACAAGAAACAGA GTCACCCTGCCAGTGCGGCGCCCCCGGCCAGCTCCCCACCCGACTACACAATGGCCTGGGCCGAGTATTACCGGCAGCAGGTCGCCTTCTACGGGCAGACGTTGGGGCAGGCCCAGGCCCACAGCCAGGTCGGTACCAGCCCCAGCGCTCGACAGACCCCGGGCCTGCCCCAGCCCCCTCCCAGCCCCCTGGGCACCCTGACCCCAGGCCGGCCGCCAGGCGCTGCCCCAGCAGACCTGCTTTTGCCCAGACCCCACTGGGCAGCCTGGGCCTCTCCTCACCCCAGGAAGGAGCCAGGGCCCGGTGGAAGAGGGCCGGGCCGGTCACTGCCCCCAAGCGCCTGA
- the FUBP3 gene encoding far upstream element-binding protein 3 isoform X3 translates to MSPNGANAIAAKIDSIPHLNNSTPLVDPSVYGYGAQKRPLDDAVGNQLGALVHQRAVITEEFKVPDKMVGFIIGRGGEQISRIQAESGCKIQIASESSGIPERPCVLTGTPESIEQAKRLLGQIVDRCRNGPGFHNDVDGSSTIQELLIPASKVGLVIGKGGETIKQLQERTGVKMVMIQDGPLPTGADKPLRITGDPFKVQQAREMVLEIIREKDQADFRGVRGDFGSRLGGGSIEVSVPRFAVGIVIGRNGEMIKKIQNDAGVRIQFKPDDGISPERAAQVMGTPDRCQHAAHVISELILTAQERDGFGGLAVARGRGRGRGDWSVGAPGGVQEITYSVPADKCGLVIGKGGENIKSINQQSGAHVELQRNPPPSTDPGLRIFTIRGAPQQIEVARHLIDEKVGGAGLGVPGAFGQSPFSPPPAAHPTSFPPRSSGCFPSLAAKVNGNPHSGPVSAPPAFLTQGWGSTYQPWQQSAPQVPSQQSQPQGGQPDYSKAWEEYYKKQSHPASAAPPASSPPDYTMAWAEYYRQQVAFYGQTLGQAQAHSQVGTSPSARQTPGLPQPPPSPLGTLTPGRPPGAAPADLLLPRPHWAAWASPHPRKEPGPGGRGPGRSLPPSA, encoded by the exons TAGGTAACCAGTTAGGGGCCTTGGTACATCAAAG GGCAGTAATCACAGAAGAATTCAAAGTGCCTGACAAAATGGTTGGCTTTA TTATTGGCAGGGGAGGTGAGCAGATCTCACGGATTCAAGCAGAATCTGGTTGCAAAATTCAGATTGCTTCAG AGAGTTCTGGGATACCAGAGAGGCCCTGTGTACTTACCGGAACCCCAGAAAGTATTGA ACAAGCCAAGCGGCTCCTGGGCCAGATCGTGGACCGCTGTCGGAATGGGCCCGGCTTCCACAACGACGTGGACGGCAGCAGCACCATCCAGGAACTGCTCATTCCCGCATCCAAAGTGGGCCTGGTCATCGGCAAAGGCGGGGAGACGATAAAGCAGCTGCAG GAGCGGACGGGGGTGAAAATGGTCATGATCCAGGATGGCCCGCTGCCTACGGGAGCGGACAAACCTCTTCGAATCACCGGAGACCCGTTCAAGGTCCAG CAAGCCCGGGAGATGGTATTGGAGATCATCCGGGAGAAAGACCAAGCCGACTTTCGTGGCGTGCGTGGCGATTTTGGCTCCCGGCTGGGTGGTGGCAGCATTGAG GTGTCTGTGCCCCGGTTTGCTGTGGGGATCGTCATTGGAAGAAATGGGGAAATGATCAAGAAGATCCAGAATGATGCCGGAGTGAGGATCCAGTTCAAGCCAG ATGATGGCATCAGTCCCGAGAGAGCTGCGCAGGTCATGGGCACCCCAGACCGGTGTCAGCACGCAGCCCACGTCATCAGCGAGCTCATTCTTACAGCCCAG GAGAGAGACGGCTTCGGGGGCCTGGCAGTGGCCCGTGGCCGAGGCCGAGGCCGCGGGGACTGGAGTGTGGGAGCACCTGGGGGCGTGCAGGAAATCACGTACTCAGTACCCGCAGACAAGTGTGGCCTGGTTATCGGCAAAG GGGGCGAGAACATCAAGAGCATAAACCAGCAGTCGGGCGCCCACGTGGAGCTGCAGCGGAACCCACCGCCCAGCACTGACCCTGGCCTGCGCATCTTCACCATCAGGGGGGCACCCCAGCAGATCGAAGTGGCCCGGCACCTCATCGACGAGAAAGTGGGC GGTGCGGGTCTTGGAGTACCAGGTGCCTTCGGACAGAGCCCCTTCAGCCCACCACCCGCCGCACACCCCAC CTCTTTCCCACCCCGGAGCTCCGGCTGCTTCCCCAGCCTTGCTGCTAAAGTGAATGGAAACCCGCACAGTGGCCCTGTGAG CGCTCCCCCCGCCTTCCTGACGCAGGGCTGGGGCAGCACCTACCAGCCATGGCAGCAGTCCGCACCGCAGGTCCCAA GCCAGCAGAGCCAGCCGCAGGGTGGGCAACCTGACTACAGCAAGGCATGGGAGGAGTATTACAAGAAACAGA GTCACCCTGCCAGTGCGGCGCCCCCGGCCAGCTCCCCACCCGACTACACAATGGCCTGGGCCGAGTATTACCGGCAGCAGGTCGCCTTCTACGGGCAGACGTTGGGGCAGGCCCAGGCCCACAGCCAGGTCGGTACCAGCCCCAGCGCTCGACAGACCCCGGGCCTGCCCCAGCCCCCTCCCAGCCCCCTGGGCACCCTGACCCCAGGCCGGCCGCCAGGCGCTGCCCCAGCAGACCTGCTTTTGCCCAGACCCCACTGGGCAGCCTGGGCCTCTCCTCACCCCAGGAAGGAGCCAGGGCCCGGTGGAAGAGGGCCGGGCCGGTCACTGCCCCCAAGCGCCTGA
- the FUBP3 gene encoding far upstream element-binding protein 3 isoform X2, with amino-acid sequence MAELVQGPSAPVGMKPEGFVDALHRVRQIAAKIDSIPHLNNSTPLVDPSVYGYGAQKRPLDDAGNQLGALVHQRAVITEEFKVPDKMVGFIIGRGGEQISRIQAESGCKIQIASESSGIPERPCVLTGTPESIEQAKRLLGQIVDRCRNGPGFHNDVDGSSTIQELLIPASKVGLVIGKGGETIKQLQERTGVKMVMIQDGPLPTGADKPLRITGDPFKVQQAREMVLEIIREKDQADFRGVRGDFGSRLGGGSIEVSVPRFAVGIVIGRNGEMIKKIQNDAGVRIQFKPDDGISPERAAQVMGTPDRCQHAAHVISELILTAQERDGFGGLAVARGRGRGRGDWSVGAPGGVQEITYSVPADKCGLVIGKGGENIKSINQQSGAHVELQRNPPPSTDPGLRIFTIRGAPQQIEVARHLIDEKVGGAGLGVPGAFGQSPFSPPPAAHPTSFPPRSSGCFPSLAAKVNGNPHSGPVSAPPAFLTQGWGSTYQPWQQSAPQVPSQQSQPQGGQPDYSKAWEEYYKKQSHPASAAPPASSPPDYTMAWAEYYRQQVAFYGQTLGQAQAHSQVGTSPSARQTPGLPQPPPSPLGTLTPGRPPGAAPADLLLPRPHWAAWASPHPRKEPGPGGRGPGRSLPPSA; translated from the exons GTAACCAGTTAGGGGCCTTGGTACATCAAAG GGCAGTAATCACAGAAGAATTCAAAGTGCCTGACAAAATGGTTGGCTTTA TTATTGGCAGGGGAGGTGAGCAGATCTCACGGATTCAAGCAGAATCTGGTTGCAAAATTCAGATTGCTTCAG AGAGTTCTGGGATACCAGAGAGGCCCTGTGTACTTACCGGAACCCCAGAAAGTATTGA ACAAGCCAAGCGGCTCCTGGGCCAGATCGTGGACCGCTGTCGGAATGGGCCCGGCTTCCACAACGACGTGGACGGCAGCAGCACCATCCAGGAACTGCTCATTCCCGCATCCAAAGTGGGCCTGGTCATCGGCAAAGGCGGGGAGACGATAAAGCAGCTGCAG GAGCGGACGGGGGTGAAAATGGTCATGATCCAGGATGGCCCGCTGCCTACGGGAGCGGACAAACCTCTTCGAATCACCGGAGACCCGTTCAAGGTCCAG CAAGCCCGGGAGATGGTATTGGAGATCATCCGGGAGAAAGACCAAGCCGACTTTCGTGGCGTGCGTGGCGATTTTGGCTCCCGGCTGGGTGGTGGCAGCATTGAG GTGTCTGTGCCCCGGTTTGCTGTGGGGATCGTCATTGGAAGAAATGGGGAAATGATCAAGAAGATCCAGAATGATGCCGGAGTGAGGATCCAGTTCAAGCCAG ATGATGGCATCAGTCCCGAGAGAGCTGCGCAGGTCATGGGCACCCCAGACCGGTGTCAGCACGCAGCCCACGTCATCAGCGAGCTCATTCTTACAGCCCAG GAGAGAGACGGCTTCGGGGGCCTGGCAGTGGCCCGTGGCCGAGGCCGAGGCCGCGGGGACTGGAGTGTGGGAGCACCTGGGGGCGTGCAGGAAATCACGTACTCAGTACCCGCAGACAAGTGTGGCCTGGTTATCGGCAAAG GGGGCGAGAACATCAAGAGCATAAACCAGCAGTCGGGCGCCCACGTGGAGCTGCAGCGGAACCCACCGCCCAGCACTGACCCTGGCCTGCGCATCTTCACCATCAGGGGGGCACCCCAGCAGATCGAAGTGGCCCGGCACCTCATCGACGAGAAAGTGGGC GGTGCGGGTCTTGGAGTACCAGGTGCCTTCGGACAGAGCCCCTTCAGCCCACCACCCGCCGCACACCCCAC CTCTTTCCCACCCCGGAGCTCCGGCTGCTTCCCCAGCCTTGCTGCTAAAGTGAATGGAAACCCGCACAGTGGCCCTGTGAG CGCTCCCCCCGCCTTCCTGACGCAGGGCTGGGGCAGCACCTACCAGCCATGGCAGCAGTCCGCACCGCAGGTCCCAA GCCAGCAGAGCCAGCCGCAGGGTGGGCAACCTGACTACAGCAAGGCATGGGAGGAGTATTACAAGAAACAGA GTCACCCTGCCAGTGCGGCGCCCCCGGCCAGCTCCCCACCCGACTACACAATGGCCTGGGCCGAGTATTACCGGCAGCAGGTCGCCTTCTACGGGCAGACGTTGGGGCAGGCCCAGGCCCACAGCCAGGTCGGTACCAGCCCCAGCGCTCGACAGACCCCGGGCCTGCCCCAGCCCCCTCCCAGCCCCCTGGGCACCCTGACCCCAGGCCGGCCGCCAGGCGCTGCCCCAGCAGACCTGCTTTTGCCCAGACCCCACTGGGCAGCCTGGGCCTCTCCTCACCCCAGGAAGGAGCCAGGGCCCGGTGGAAGAGGGCCGGGCCGGTCACTGCCCCCAAGCGCCTGA